From the Oryza glaberrima chromosome 5, OglaRS2, whole genome shotgun sequence genome, one window contains:
- the LOC127773671 gene encoding protein NRT1/ PTR FAMILY 5.10-like, producing the protein MPSGSDSGSYDPLLALDDGMADGDVAAAAAAPVDHRGRPALRGATGGWRSALFIIAVEIAERFAFYGVSANLITYLTGSLGEGNAAAAAAINAWNGVSQLLPLLGGALADSWLGRYRTILLASLLYILGLAMLAFSTFISTGGNQCSSAAVAGGKTCPPSTLRVAFFYISLYMVAVAQGGHKPCVQAFGADQFDPSDPEESVSRSSFFNWWYFGMCGGTAVTLVFLSYVQDNIGWGLGFGIPCVVMACALAVFLLGTRTYRYYVSGSKKGVVARAGEALAAWRNRAKSIPLLPPASQECHPTATSAPEFSTGVEEDEQVVGKAGLVEQAKGIVRLFPIWATCLIYAVALAQSSTFFTKQAGTLDRRIGDHIQVPPAALQSFISITIVAIIPVYDRVIVPVARRYTGVPSGITMLQRIGAGMVLSLVSMVIAALVETRRLRAARDAGLVDKAGVPVPMSLWWMVPQYVLFGAADVFTMVGLQEFFYDQVPDKLRSLGLALYLSIFGVGSFISSALVSGIDRATAARGGSWFSNNLNRAHLDYFYWLIAALSALELLAYGYFAVTFKYKNKNKGALLATSTSC; encoded by the exons atgcCTTCCGGCTCCGACTCCGGCTCCTACGACCCGCTGCTCGCACTGGACGACGGCATGGCGGACGGGgatgtggccgccgccgccgccgcccccgtggACCACCGCGGCCGCCCCGCCCTccgcggcgccaccggcggctgGAGGTCGGCGCTCTTCATCATAG CGGTGGAGATCGCGGAGCGGTTCGCGTTCTACGGGGTGTCGGCGAACCTGATCACCTACCTGACGGGCTCGCTCGGGGAagggaacgcggcggcggcggcggccatcaaCGCCTGGAACGGCGTCTCccagctgctgccgctgctcggcggcgccctcgccgaCTCCTGGCTCGGCCGCTACCGCACCATTCTCCTCGCCTCGCTGCTCTACATCCTG GGCTTGGCCATGTTAGCTTTCTCGACCTTTATCTCCACCGGCGGCAACCAAtgcagcagcgccgccgtcgccggcggcaagaCCTGCCCACCGTCGACTCTGCGGGTGGCGTTCTTCTACATCTCCCTCTACATGGTGGCCGTCGCGCAGGGCGGCCACAAGCCGTGCGTGCAGGCGTTCGGCGCCGACCAGTTCGACCCGAGCGACCCCGAGGAGTCGGTCTCCAGGAGCTCCTTCTTCAACTGGTGGTACTTCGGCATGTGCGGCGGCACCGCCGTCACGCTGGTGTTCCTCAGCTACGTCCAGGACAACATCGGCTGGGGCCTCGGCTTCGGCATCCCCTGCGTCGTCATGGCGTGCGCCCTCGCCGTGTTCCTGCTCGGCACCAGGACGTACCGCTACTACGTCTCCGGCAGCAAGAAGGGCGTGGTCGCTCGCGCCGGCGAGGCACTCGCGGCGTGGCGAAACAGGGCGAAGTCGATCCCCCTTCTTCCGCCGGCTTCGCAGGAGTGCCATCCAACGGCGACATCGGCGCCGGAGTTCAG CACGGGAGTAGAGGAGGACGAACAGGTGGTGGGCAAGGCGGGCCTCGTGGAGCAAGCGAAGGGCATCGTCCGGCTGTTCCCGATCTGGGCGACGTGCCTGATCTACGCCGTGGCGTTAGCGCAGTCGTCGACGTTCTTCACGAAGCAGGCGGGGACGCTGGACCGGCGCATCGGCGACCATATACAGGTCCCACCGGCGGCGCTGCAGAGCTTCATCAGCATCACCATCGTGGCCATCATCCCGGTCTACGACCGCGTCATCGTGCCGGTGGCGCGCCGCTACACGGGCGTCCCCTCGGGCATCACCATGCTGCAGCGGATCGGCGCCGGGATGGTGCTGTCCCTGGTGTCCATGGTGATCGCGGCGCTCGTCGAGACCCGCCGGCTGCGGGCGGCGCGGGACGCCGGGCTCGTCGACAAGGCGGGCGTCCCCGTGCCGATGAGCCTGTGGTGGATGGTGCCGCAGTACGTGCTGTTCGGCGCGGCGGACGTGTTCACCATGGTGGGGCTCCAGGAGTTCTTCTACGACCAGGTGCCCGACAAGCTGCGCAGCCTCGGGCTGGCGCTCTACCTCAGCATCTTCGGCGTCGGCAGCTTCATCAGCAGCGCGCTCGTGTCCGGGATCGaccgggcgacggcggcgaggggcggcagCTGGTTCTCCAACAACCTCAACCGCGCCCACCTCGACTACTTCTACTGGCTGATCGCCGCGCTCAGCGCGCTCGAGCTGCTCGCCTACGGCTACTTCGCCGTCACGTTCAAgtacaagaacaagaacaagggAGCTCTCCTCGCAACTTCTACGTCCTGTTGA
- the LOC127773589 gene encoding subtilisin-like protease SBT3.17 has translation MKTKSSSVLSNSFPILLLIFLAAAASVPQIAMSAEQPEQAAPAAQEATVQIVYLDRPADADPEEFHIRTLAPVLGSEEKAKEAVLYHYKHAASGFSAKLTPQQVEELKKQPGVLQVVPSQTYQLHGPGAGTGTMNTFSLV, from the exons ATGAAGACCAAATCCTCGAGCGTTCTCAGCAACTCCTTCccaatcctcctcctcatcttcctcgCGGCGGCAGCATCCGTTCCCCAGATCGCCATGTCGGCCGAGCAGCCGGAGCAGGCGGCCCCCGCGGCGCAGGAAGCGACCGTGCAGATCGTCTACCTGGACCGCCCCGCGGACGCCGACCCCGAGGAGTTCCACATCCGCACCCTCGCCCCCGTCCTCGGCAG CGAGGAGAAGGCAAAGGAGGCGGTGCTCTACCACTACAAGCACGCCGCAAGCGGTTTCTCTGCAAAGCTTACTCCCCAGCAGGTCGAGGAGCTCAAGA AGCAACCAGGTGTTCTTCAGGTTGTACCAAGCCAGACATACCAGCTCCATGGACCCGGGGCTGGCACTGGCACAATGAACACCTTTAGTCTTGTGTAG
- the LOC127774036 gene encoding uncharacterized protein At5g49945-like, with protein sequence MATASSIRPPRAALVLLLLALSFSLTLAAHFEGFGSDDLHSAHADAASADDEDDEGLDVELPPPPRISLSTSTPSPPVTTTTTTTSAPNPNPDPNPTLTPPNPTPTLDLWDEDEFEGIPVPEAASSDESSTPAEAAPSDPAADAAAEAAPAPPRRPAELLRAYTVEIACVSFLICFLLNYFTGKRQNEAIALAWATRFATRDSIFDKNFSLLGTGDGKDTPLLMKEGQDVFKFYASGRRYCQGMLATMEMRARHDLLSKLVELVFPRKDTITFEVVMNEEAMDHVMLAVARKKAAKTMQKEERDLQKFAGVLISAPTGRRWVADELAVVAESKEVAGDMITEAVLDQVLGDKAFEKFGKWFISLHFSDQLAGSYKKVLSFKFVLPDASNMAEMTRLVALVPYYIDLVGRYKLSNHARSKTEAARTKAAQEAFREQQGLRQEALQRKKAEKKKLMEEAEAKLSAEALRKKEEKERARQMKKSMPKVKMLRS encoded by the exons atggcgacggcgagctcgatcCGGCCGCCACGCGCGGCGCTagtcctcctcctgctcgcgCTGTCCTTCTCCCTCACCCTCGCCGCCCACTTCGAGGGCTTTGGCTCCGACGACCTCCACTCCGCCCACGCCGACGCGGCCTCGGCAGACGATGAAGACGACGAGGGGCTCGACGtcgagctcccgccgccgccgcgcatctCCCTCTCCACTTCAACTCCTTCCCCtcccgtcaccaccaccaccaccaccacctccgctccaaaccctaaccccgaTCCCAACCCGACGCTGACCCCGCCGAACCCCACCCCGACGCTCGATCTCTGGGACGAGGACGAGTTCGAGGGCATCCCTGTCCCGGAAGCGGCCTCCTCCGACGAATCCTCCACGCCGGCGGAAGCCGCCCCGTCAGATCCCGCGGCCGATgccgcggccgaggcggcgccggcaccgccCCGGCGGCCCGCGGAGCTGCTCCGCGCGTACACCGTCGAGATCGCGTGCGTCAGCTTCCTGATCTGCTTCCTGCTCAACTACTTCACCGGGAAGCGGCAGAACGAGGCGATCGCGCTCGCCTGGGCCACCAGGTTCGCCACCAGGGACTCCATCTTCGACAAGAACTTCAGCCTCCTCGGCACCGGCGACGGCAAGGACACGCCGCTCCTGATGAAGGAAGGGCAGGACGTGTTCAAGTTCTACGCGAGCGGGAGGCGGTACTGCCAGGGGATGCTCGCCACCATGGAGATGCGCGCGCGGCACGACCTGCTGTCCAAACTGGTGGAGCTGGTGTTCCCCAGGAAGGACACCATCACGTTCGAGGTGGTGATGAACGAGGAAGCCATGGACCACGTCATGTTGGCCGtggcgaggaagaaggcggcCAAGACGATGcagaaggaggagagggatcTGCAGAAATTTGCCGGGGTTCTGATCTCGGCACCCACTGGGAGGAGATGGGTTGCGGATGAGCTTGCGGTAGTGGCCGAGTCAAAGGAGGTTGCTGGGGATATGATTACTGAAGCCGTGCTGGACCAG GTCCTTGGTGACAAAGCTTTTGAGAAATTTGGGAAATGGTTCATCTCACTTCATTTTTCAGATCAACTGGCAGGCTCTTACAAGAAAGTCCTTTCTTTCAAGTTTGTACTGCCAGATGCAAGCAACATGGCTGAGATGACAAGATTAGTTGCTCTCGTGCCATACTACATTGATTTGGTGGGGCGTTACAAGCTCAGCAACCAT GCTCGTTCCAAAACTGAAGCTGCAAGAACAAAAGCTGCCCAGGAGGCTTTCAGGGAGCAACAGGGTCTAAGGCAGGAAGCCCTTCAAAGGAAGAAGGCTGAGAAGAAAAAACTTATGGAAGAGGCAGAGGCCAAATTGAGCGCCGAGGCACTCCGcaagaaagaggaaaaagaaagggcTCGTCAGATGAAGAAGTCCATGCCCAAAGTTAAAATGCTCCGTTCCTAG
- the LOC127773675 gene encoding gibberellin-regulated protein 2-like, whose protein sequence is MASMAKSLLCISLVAILLLVETTAPHGQAYAIDCGAKCGYRCSKSGRPKMCLRACGTCCQRCGCVPPGTSGNENVCPCYANMTTHNGRHKCP, encoded by the exons ATGGCCAGTATGGCCAAGTCGCTCTTGTGCATCTCGCTCGTCGCCATCCTGCTCCTCGTCGAG ACTACTGCTCCACATGGACAAGCTTACGCCATCG ATTGCGGGGCGAAGTGCGGGTACCGGTGCAGCAAGTCGGGGCGGCCGAAGATGTGCCTGAGGGCGTGCGGCACCTGCTGCCAGCGCTGCGGCTGCGTGCCGCCGGGCACCTCCGGCAACGAGAACGTCTGCCCCTGCTACGCCAACATGACCACCCACAACGGCCGCCACAAGTGCCCTTGA
- the LOC127773588 gene encoding uncharacterized protein LOC127773588 — MEEAQAAVMAHLDQVSGLVQALSAELRRGIGPAADSLLAFVRAVDWTEPWLICLMVFHATLLLTAVGLRRNANFQLFMLFLAYSGVYLAEKINSYMAEHWKSIATRNYFDRAGVFVSVVWSGPLIFISMVIVVSSLITLCRLMVKWKRAELRHRAQLARDKQD; from the exons ATGGAGGAGGCGCAGGCCGCCGTGATGGCGCACCTGGACCAGGTCTCGGGCCTCGTCCAGGCGCTCtccgccgagctccgccgcgggatcggccccgccgccgacaGCCTTCTCGCCTTCGTCCGCGCCGTCGACTGGACG GAACCATGGCTGATTTGCTTGATGGTATTCCATGCGACTCTGTTGCTCACGGCCGTCGGGTTGAGGAGGAATGCCAATTTCCAGCTCTTCATGCTGTTTCTTGCCT ATTCAGGAGTTTATCTTGCTGAAAAGATAAATAGCTATATGGCAGAGCACTGGAAGAGCATTGCCACACGAAATTACTTCGACCGCGCTGGAGTTTTTGTTTCTGTCGTCTGGTCGGGTCCCCTTATCTTCATATCTATGGTCATTGTG GTTAGCTCCCTTATTACATTATGTCGGTTGATGGTGAAATGGAAGAGAGCAGAACTAAGGCATCGGGCTCAGCTTGCTCGTGACAAACAGGATTGA
- the LOC127773587 gene encoding embryogenesis-associated protein EMB8-like, whose product MGNAAAGDSAAELLLRAAALVPPAHYALAALLLACAFLYRFLELHLIGDLLRGLRGGRVALTFHPASHVYHRVASKCRSLHGRYLATPWLASPHLQTLFLSISGRPPSFTYRRQLYTVRDGGTIALDWLLASDCEEEDVGFCDGVISRDDSTPLVVVIPGLTSDSTAAYVKHLVFSMASKGWNVVVGNHRGLGGISITSDCFYNAGWTEDFREIVNYLHQKYPQAPLFAVGTSIGANILVKYLGEEGEGTPVAGAVSICSPWDLLVTNRFIQRKLVQRCYDKALAIGLKGYAKLHQPVLARLANWEDIRKSRSIREFDRHATCVVAKYETVDTFYRRCSSANYISNVSVPLLCISALDDPLCTREAIPWDECRANKNIVLATAPNGGHLAFFQGLTAGKLWWVGAVSEFLLALHDSPCMHRQKAQEHSLHTSLESSIDKSPYVNFMEDGMVTAVTNDDANNSDSDNPISNEMELRNGMVGVQQDGIATEIQNECDGNRSQENVTPAQGPVGSQEQPKQNIDKIQDAIAPVKISINQLIRSHGRSVWLLTYIAFVTSWPFLGALGFILFRKKFRNSLPAKRL is encoded by the exons ATGGGaaacgcggccgccggcgattCGGCCGCCGAGCTGCTGctccgcgcggcggcgctggtgccgCCGGCGCACtacgccctcgccgccctcctcctcgcctgcgCCTTCCTGTACCGCTTCCTCGAGCTCCACCTCAtcggcgacctcctccgcgGCCTCCGCGGGGGCCGCGTCGCGCTCACCTTCCACCCCGCCTCCCACGTCTACCACCGCGTCGCATCCAAGTGCCGCTCCCTCCATGGCAG GTACTTGGCGACGCCGTGGCTTGCGAGCCCTCATTTGCAGACACTGTTCCTGAGCATCTCTGGGAGACCCCCTTCGTTCACGTATAGGAG GCAGCTGTACACAGTTCGCGATGGTGGGACCATTGCTTTGGATTGGTTACTAGCCTCTGATTGTGAAG AAGAAGATGTTGGTTTTTGTGATGGAGTTATCTCTAGGGATGATTCGACGCCTCTTGTTGTTGTGATACCTGGATTAACTAGTGATTCTACTGCTGCT TATGTGAAGCACTTGGTCTTTTCTATGGCAAGCAAAGGGTGGAATGTTGTTGTAGGCAATCATAGGGGTCTGGGTGGCATCTCCATAACT TCTGATTGCTTCTACAATGCTGGATGGACAGAAGATTTCCGTGAGATTGTCAATTACCTTCATCAGAAGTATCCACAGGCTCCATTATTTGCTGTTGGGACAAGCATAGGTGCCAATATTCTG GTTAAGTATCTCGGAGAAGAAGGTGAGGGTACCCCTGTGGCTGGTGCTGTATCTATTTGCTCACCCTGGGATCTGCTG GTGACCAACAGATTTATTCAGCGCAAGCTTGTGCAACGATGTTATGACAAAGCTCTTGCAATTGGTCTGAAAGGATATGCAAAACT ACACCAACCCGTCTTGGCAAGACTTGCTAACTGGGAAGATATTAGAAAG TCACGATCTATCAGGGAATTCGACCGTCATGCCACTTGTGTGGTTGCAAAATATGAG ACAGTGGACACATTCTACCGTCGGTGCAGCAGTGCAAATTACATTAGTAATGTGTCAGTGCCCCTGCTTTGTATCAGTGCTCTTGATGACCCACTTTGCACAAGGGAGGCCATTCCCTGGGACGAATGCAG GGCAAACAAAAACATTGTTTTGGCAACTGCACCTAACGGTGGCCATCTTGCCTTTTTTCAAGGGCTAACTGCTGGAAAGCTGTG GTGGGTGGGAGCTGTTTCTGAGTTTCTACTTGCTCTACATGATAGCCCCTGCATGCATCGGCAAAAG GCACAAGAACACAGCTTGCACACTTCGTTGGAATCATCCATTGATAAAAGCCCATATGTGAATTTCATGGAAGATGGGATGGTAACTGCGGTGACAAATGATGATGCCAACAATAGTGACTCAGATAATCCTATTTCCAATGAAATGGAACTCCGCAATGGCATGGTTGGTGTGCAACAGGATGGAATCGCCACAGAAATACAGAATGAGTGTGACGGTAATAGGTCACAAGAGAATGTGACGCCAGCCCAAGGTCCTGTAGGATCACAGGAACAGCCAAAACAAAACATAGATAAAATCCAGGATGCTATTGCTCCTGTAAAGATATCCATTAATCAGCTCATTCGATCGCACGGGAGATCTGTTTGGTTGCTTACTTACATTGCTTTTGTAACATCTTGGCCTTTCCTTGGTGCCCTGGGTTTTATCTTGTTTAGGAAAAAGTTCAGGAATTCTTTGCCTGCTAAACGGTTATGA